The Leptospira fletcheri genome includes a region encoding these proteins:
- a CDS encoding peptidylprolyl isomerase — MNRTFFLLICLIGISIECKNNPYSEQKYRPEPYTQVPVVVHRMDQNYLGLPDKPALYTVIQTTQGDMVLELFDKDAPKTVQNFIDLAQGEKEFTARNGQKQKKPFYDGLTFHRVIENFMIQGGCPNGDGTGGPGYRFEDEINAKSLGMDKLRVGQLPYYTGQLQRVVVQEMGIKSMREFEDKKEEFEKNLEQAKGLSVMEILYRLGYRYNEVLNSHRAIKGALAMANAGPNTNGSQFFINLVDTPHLDGLHTVFGQLVRGGEVADRIVASGNSKSSIRKILVVDRRSPAP; from the coding sequence ATGAATCGCACCTTTTTCTTATTAATCTGCTTGATCGGCATTTCGATCGAATGCAAAAATAATCCCTATTCGGAGCAAAAATACCGTCCGGAACCTTACACACAAGTTCCCGTCGTGGTTCACCGTATGGACCAGAATTATCTGGGATTGCCTGATAAACCGGCTCTCTATACGGTCATCCAAACGACACAAGGAGATATGGTTTTGGAATTGTTCGATAAGGATGCCCCTAAAACGGTGCAGAACTTCATCGATCTTGCCCAAGGAGAAAAGGAATTCACCGCACGCAACGGACAAAAGCAAAAGAAACCTTTTTACGACGGTCTGACATTTCATCGTGTCATCGAAAATTTCATGATTCAGGGAGGCTGTCCGAACGGAGATGGTACCGGAGGACCCGGATACAGATTCGAGGATGAAATCAACGCAAAATCTTTGGGCATGGATAAGCTGAGGGTAGGACAGCTTCCTTATTATACAGGACAACTGCAAAGGGTAGTCGTCCAGGAAATGGGAATCAAGAGCATGAGGGAATTCGAAGACAAAAAAGAGGAATTCGAAAAGAACCTGGAGCAGGCCAAGGGATTGTCGGTGATGGAAATCCTGTATCGCCTGGGATATCGATACAACGAAGTTCTAAACAGTCACCGTGCGATAAAAGGAGCTCTCGCAATGGCGAATGCCGGTCCGAATACGAACGGCTCCCAGTTTTTCATCAATCTGGTGGATACCCCTCATTTGGACGGTTTGCATACCGTTTTTGGTCAGCTTGTTCGCGGTGGTGAAGTCGCGGATCGTATCGTGGCTTCCGGAAATTCCAAATCCTCGATCCGCAAAATACTCGTAGTGGATCGGAGAAGTCCCGCTCCATGA
- the argH gene encoding argininosuccinate lyase — translation MSEKKNQKGKLWGGRFKGEAASILERIGESISFDRKLYREDLEGSRAHARMLHKIGILNQEELQKILKGLNTIESEIDSGDFVFRSELEDIHMHVEARLTELEGEVGKKLHTGRSRNDQVAQDVRLYIRNRILEVLDRLDSLRESLYLQAERNIDTIIPGYTHLQVAQPVRASHFLLAYFWMFTRDRDFFEFAASTNDELVLGSGAMAGVNYSSDREFLASELGIPRISPNSMDAVSGRDHLLQFLFAGTQCMIHASRLCEDLILYSSQEFGLVRLPDGLTTGSSIMPQKKNPDIAELIRGKAARTIGNLNHMAVLLKGLPLTYNRDLQEDKLALFDCVETLLISLEGLEEMIRELEFRPSRGERSLKEGFATATDLADFLVGEKGVPFRTAHELVGRLVSECGEKGETLFTISEEARSAISPFFTGKEYDRAVSLELSADKKNSFGGTAKARQIEQLKIASESLKTSSRTKE, via the coding sequence GTGTCAGAAAAGAAAAATCAAAAAGGGAAACTCTGGGGGGGAAGGTTTAAGGGAGAGGCTGCGTCCATTCTGGAAAGGATAGGCGAGTCCATTTCTTTTGACCGAAAATTGTACAGAGAGGATTTGGAAGGCAGTCGCGCTCACGCGAGGATGCTTCATAAAATCGGAATTTTGAACCAGGAAGAATTGCAAAAGATCCTGAAAGGTTTAAATACGATCGAATCCGAAATCGATTCCGGCGACTTCGTCTTTCGTTCCGAGTTGGAGGACATTCACATGCATGTGGAAGCCCGTTTGACCGAATTGGAAGGCGAGGTGGGAAAGAAACTGCATACCGGTCGTTCCCGCAACGATCAGGTGGCGCAAGACGTTCGATTGTACATCCGAAATCGGATCCTGGAAGTTTTGGACCGATTGGATTCCTTGCGAGAGTCCTTGTATCTTCAGGCGGAACGGAATATCGATACTATCATTCCGGGATACACGCATTTGCAAGTGGCCCAGCCGGTCCGGGCGTCTCATTTTTTATTGGCCTATTTTTGGATGTTTACCCGTGACAGGGATTTTTTCGAATTCGCGGCTTCCACCAATGACGAGCTAGTGTTGGGCTCAGGTGCGATGGCAGGAGTCAATTATTCCAGCGATCGGGAGTTCCTTGCTTCCGAGTTGGGGATTCCCAGGATTTCCCCGAATAGTATGGATGCCGTCAGCGGCAGAGACCATCTCCTCCAATTCCTTTTTGCAGGAACGCAGTGCATGATCCATGCCTCCAGGCTTTGCGAGGATCTGATTCTGTATTCCTCGCAGGAATTCGGTCTGGTGAGATTGCCGGACGGACTTACTACGGGTTCTTCCATCATGCCCCAGAAAAAAAATCCCGACATAGCGGAATTGATCCGAGGAAAGGCGGCTCGTACGATCGGCAATCTGAATCACATGGCGGTCCTCCTGAAAGGGCTTCCCCTCACTTACAATCGTGATTTGCAGGAAGATAAGTTGGCGCTCTTCGATTGTGTGGAAACCCTTTTGATCAGTTTGGAGGGATTGGAAGAGATGATTCGAGAACTCGAATTTCGCCCTTCCCGAGGAGAACGTTCCTTGAAAGAGGGTTTCGCAACCGCAACAGATCTAGCGGATTTTTTGGTGGGAGAAAAAGGGGTTCCGTTCCGAACGGCGCACGAGTTGGTCGGCAGATTGGTCTCGGAATGCGGGGAAAAAGGAGAAACCCTTTTTACGATCTCCGAAGAAGCCCGATCCGCGATTTCCCCTTTCTTTACGGGAAAGGAATATGATCGGGCCGTCTCATTGGAACTATCAGCGGATAAAAAGAACAGTTTCGGAGGAACGGCTAAGGCCAGACAGATCGAACAATTGAAAATCGCGTCGGAATCTTTAAAAACCTCTTCTAGGACGAAAGAATGA
- a CDS encoding heme-binding domain-containing protein, translating to MKRILIRVGIGSLVLFAGLQFIPLQFPSGKNAKEIQSEESVKKIFRKACYDCHSDLVKWPWYSRIFPVSLYLIRHVQEGKEELNFSDWEGMKRSEQADSAEKILEEIEDGEMPPKEYVLLHSEAKLDKEELETLKDWLQSYSEK from the coding sequence ATGAAAAGAATCTTGATTCGCGTAGGAATCGGATCCCTTGTCCTGTTTGCAGGATTGCAGTTCATCCCGTTGCAATTTCCTTCGGGGAAGAATGCTAAGGAAATCCAATCGGAAGAAAGCGTCAAAAAGATTTTTCGTAAAGCCTGTTACGACTGCCATTCGGATCTGGTCAAATGGCCCTGGTATTCTCGAATTTTTCCGGTTTCCCTCTATCTGATCCGACATGTGCAGGAAGGAAAGGAAGAATTGAACTTTTCCGACTGGGAGGGGATGAAACGGAGTGAGCAGGCGGATTCGGCGGAAAAGATTCTGGAAGAAATAGAAGACGGGGAAATGCCTCCTAAAGAATACGTTCTTTTGCATTCGGAAGCAAAGCTGGACAAGGAAGAACTGGAGACATTGAAAGACTGGTTACAGTCTTACTCCGAAAAGTGA
- a CDS encoding NfeD family protein, giving the protein MMDFLQNGIGNSTLWIIAGITLMIGELFIPGTFVVFLGISAVLVGILSYFLDWNIWIQFALWATLSGILILIGGATLRKFFPSRTEKSPLSPEEGPGRIVSVTKDVLVERKGGRILFQGTEWDAISKTRRIPSGRKAEIIERENLTFIVKPVEFPEET; this is encoded by the coding sequence ATCATGGACTTTCTACAGAACGGTATCGGAAATTCGACTCTCTGGATTATAGCGGGAATAACGCTGATGATCGGCGAGTTATTCATTCCGGGAACCTTCGTGGTGTTTTTAGGAATCTCGGCGGTCCTGGTCGGAATTCTTTCCTATTTTTTGGATTGGAACATCTGGATCCAATTCGCACTCTGGGCGACGCTTTCCGGAATTTTGATCCTGATCGGAGGCGCTACCCTTAGAAAGTTCTTTCCTTCCAGAACCGAAAAATCCCCTCTCTCTCCGGAAGAAGGTCCCGGCAGAATCGTTTCCGTCACAAAAGACGTTTTGGTGGAAAGAAAAGGTGGAAGAATTTTGTTCCAAGGAACAGAATGGGACGCCATAAGCAAAACCAGGCGCATCCCTTCCGGTAGGAAAGCGGAAATCATCGAGCGAGAAAACCTAACGTTTATCGTGAAACCCGTGGAATTTCCGGAAGAAACATAA
- a CDS encoding SPFH domain-containing protein encodes MFYFTLFVIAAIYLVRKTFIIVPQNYSFLVERLGVFRGALPAGLHFLIPLIDQVRYRQNQKEIAMEIPPQTCITKDNVSILVDGILYLRVVDPYKASYEIENFRSATVQLAQTTLRSEIGKLVLDHTFSERDDINSHVVRSLDEATDPWGIKVTRYEIKNISPPKEILHEMEEQVKAERVKRAEITISEGEKIARINRSMGERQEAINLSEGEKTRKVNEAEGKAKEIELIATAKAKGIQMISDAAGQKGGEEAIHLQITEDYLAGLGEVFEKSKTTVLPLEVAGITGFFEGISKVTNQLPKTGSTKG; translated from the coding sequence ATGTTTTACTTTACCTTATTTGTCATCGCTGCGATCTACTTAGTCCGAAAGACTTTCATTATCGTCCCTCAAAACTATAGTTTTTTGGTCGAGAGATTGGGAGTATTTCGGGGGGCGCTACCTGCCGGACTCCATTTTTTGATACCGCTCATCGACCAGGTCCGGTACCGACAAAATCAGAAAGAGATCGCGATGGAGATTCCCCCGCAAACCTGCATCACCAAGGATAACGTATCCATTCTGGTGGACGGAATCCTGTATCTCAGAGTCGTGGACCCTTATAAAGCCTCGTACGAGATCGAAAATTTCAGAAGCGCAACGGTGCAATTGGCACAAACCACCTTACGTTCGGAAATCGGAAAATTGGTTCTGGATCATACCTTTTCCGAGAGAGACGATATCAACTCTCACGTAGTCCGGTCTCTGGACGAGGCGACCGACCCTTGGGGAATCAAAGTGACCCGTTATGAGATTAAAAATATTTCTCCTCCTAAGGAAATCCTGCATGAAATGGAAGAGCAGGTAAAGGCCGAACGAGTCAAGCGGGCCGAAATCACCATCTCCGAAGGGGAAAAAATCGCTCGGATCAACCGTTCTATGGGAGAAAGACAGGAAGCCATCAATCTTTCGGAAGGGGAAAAAACCAGAAAGGTAAATGAGGCGGAAGGCAAGGCAAAGGAGATCGAACTGATCGCCACTGCCAAAGCCAAGGGAATTCAAATGATTTCGGACGCGGCCGGCCAAAAAGGAGGCGAGGAAGCGATCCATCTCCAAATCACGGAAGATTATCTTGCGGGGTTGGGAGAAGTGTTCGAAAAGTCGAAGACAACCGTTCTTCCGCTCGAGGTAGCCGGAATCACCGGCTTTTTCGAAGGGATTTCCAAAGTAACGAACCAATTGCCGAAGACTGGCAGCACGAAGGGGTAA
- a CDS encoding SPFH domain-containing protein, whose amino-acid sequence MEDILKIFTGIFWFAFTLYLAYKIYRSIRIVSAQECIIVERLGRYNRTLHAGFHLLVPFIDEDSYYHTLKEQAIDVPPQTCITKDNVKVEMDGILYLRVLDPQKASYGIDDYQFAVTQLVQTTMRAIIGTMDMDTTFETREVINSKILEVLDQAGEPWGVRVNRYEIVNITPPKSVIEAMEREKKAQISKKAQISLSEGDRDSRINRSLGVKEEAINKSEGEKQKRINEAEGAAKEIESITTATAKGISLLATSIQNQGGKEAAQFRIAQRFIKEVEKLGKEGTNLVLPLDLSNFSSVMKSVLGKESKL is encoded by the coding sequence ATGGAAGACATTCTGAAAATATTCACCGGAATTTTCTGGTTTGCGTTCACTCTCTACCTCGCGTATAAGATTTATCGTTCCATCCGCATCGTTTCGGCCCAGGAATGCATCATCGTGGAACGATTGGGAAGATACAACCGAACCCTTCATGCCGGATTCCACCTCTTGGTTCCATTCATCGACGAGGATTCCTATTATCATACCTTAAAAGAGCAGGCGATAGACGTTCCACCCCAGACTTGCATCACGAAGGACAACGTAAAGGTGGAAATGGACGGAATCCTGTATTTGCGGGTATTGGATCCTCAAAAGGCCAGTTACGGAATCGACGACTATCAATTTGCCGTCACCCAGCTGGTGCAGACCACCATGCGTGCCATTATCGGTACCATGGACATGGACACGACCTTCGAAACCAGGGAAGTGATCAACAGCAAGATTCTGGAAGTGCTGGACCAGGCAGGAGAACCTTGGGGAGTTCGAGTCAATCGGTATGAAATCGTGAATATCACTCCTCCCAAATCCGTCATCGAAGCGATGGAAAGGGAAAAGAAAGCGCAGATCTCCAAAAAAGCGCAGATCTCCCTTTCGGAAGGAGACAGGGATTCCAGGATCAACCGTTCTTTGGGAGTGAAGGAAGAGGCGATCAACAAATCGGAAGGGGAAAAACAAAAGAGGATCAACGAAGCGGAAGGTGCCGCCAAGGAGATAGAATCCATTACGACTGCGACGGCAAAAGGAATTTCCTTACTCGCCACTTCCATCCAGAACCAAGGTGGAAAGGAAGCCGCACAATTCAGGATCGCTCAACGTTTCATCAAAGAGGTGGAAAAACTCGGCAAAGAAGGAACGAATCTAGTCCTGCCTTTGGACCTCTCGAATTTCTCTTCCGTAATGAAGTCTGTACTCGGAAAAGAATCGAAACTTTAA
- the fliN gene encoding flagellar motor switch protein FliN, with the protein MGEGSLSQDDIDALLTGGGGGASGGGEGGSADFNLSGELDSLLGGDAGASGSTGGGGGGAGAPSFADIAAALGPSSTPAPPKPSSRASSSSNTANLNLLLDVNVALTVELGRTNMYIKDVLALSEGAVVELDNAVGEDLDILANGKLVGKGKLVVLDDYYGIRITEIVHPDRRMM; encoded by the coding sequence ATGGGTGAAGGATCTCTTTCCCAGGACGATATCGATGCACTTCTTACCGGAGGCGGCGGCGGCGCATCCGGAGGCGGGGAGGGCGGATCTGCCGATTTTAACCTAAGCGGAGAGCTCGATTCCCTTTTGGGAGGAGATGCCGGCGCTTCCGGATCAACGGGTGGTGGCGGTGGAGGGGCAGGTGCACCTTCTTTTGCGGACATCGCGGCTGCGTTAGGGCCTTCTTCCACTCCGGCACCTCCCAAACCTAGTTCCCGGGCTTCCTCTTCTTCGAATACCGCCAACTTGAATCTTCTCCTAGATGTGAACGTGGCCTTAACGGTGGAATTAGGACGCACGAACATGTACATCAAGGACGTGTTGGCTCTCAGCGAGGGAGCAGTCGTGGAATTAGACAATGCGGTAGGAGAGGACCTGGATATTCTCGCGAATGGAAAACTCGTAGGAAAGGGAAAACTCGTCGTTCTGGATGACTATTACGGAATCCGAATCACAGAGATCGTTCATCCGGATCGAAGGATGATGTAA
- a CDS encoding AAA family ATPase has protein sequence MKPEDSHHSTGKNTGSHLDFSRAKELLLKELLSSGVAERELPSFVPDKKDLKVEFPIPPIEKSQLLDCLQIVKNHVENLRIHTFEPGYYCLQALNENLFETRNILDNAKFRFYSGRTQNRVEITKKGDFSREEIFAAIDLFRYLRQSKRESVQNPKELLLRLGIEVYEPEEAKKKGDWITFDAIAGYEDVKRQILESIILPLKSPETFRQVAELTRKFPGRTKPRAVLLEGEPGVGKTSMAKVVSCMTNIPLVYVPVESILSKYYGESAQNMAYVFDAAALFPSCLLFLDEIDSLAGSRDDGLFEATRNILSVLLRKLDGFDGGQKSVTLGATNRKQDLDKALLSRFDRSIYFPLPNLEERSSILGNYAIHLTEKERILLSEKLEGKSGRDIRDFCDFTERRWTARLIEKGLKPLPPPYELYLEISSKTGK, from the coding sequence ATGAAACCCGAAGATTCCCACCACAGCACTGGCAAAAACACAGGATCTCACCTGGATTTCAGTCGTGCCAAAGAGCTTTTGCTCAAAGAACTTCTCTCTTCCGGAGTTGCGGAAAGGGAACTTCCCTCCTTTGTCCCGGACAAAAAAGATCTGAAAGTGGAATTTCCCATTCCCCCGATCGAAAAGTCCCAATTATTAGATTGCCTACAAATCGTAAAAAATCACGTAGAAAACCTGCGAATCCACACCTTCGAACCCGGGTATTATTGTCTCCAAGCCCTGAACGAAAATCTTTTTGAAACGAGAAACATCTTAGATAACGCGAAATTTCGATTTTATTCCGGAAGAACCCAAAATCGGGTGGAAATCACGAAAAAAGGAGACTTTTCCCGAGAAGAAATCTTTGCAGCGATCGATCTCTTCCGATATTTACGCCAGTCAAAACGGGAATCCGTACAGAATCCAAAGGAACTTCTTTTAAGACTCGGAATCGAGGTCTACGAGCCGGAAGAGGCCAAGAAAAAAGGGGACTGGATAACCTTTGATGCCATTGCCGGCTACGAGGACGTAAAACGACAGATTCTGGAATCCATCATTCTTCCTTTAAAATCTCCGGAAACGTTCCGACAAGTGGCCGAATTGACTCGCAAATTTCCGGGAAGAACGAAACCCAGAGCCGTTTTACTGGAAGGAGAGCCTGGTGTAGGCAAAACCTCTATGGCCAAGGTGGTCTCCTGTATGACGAACATTCCCTTGGTATATGTTCCTGTAGAATCCATACTCAGCAAATATTACGGAGAAAGCGCTCAAAATATGGCCTACGTATTCGACGCCGCGGCTCTTTTCCCCTCTTGCCTGCTTTTCCTGGATGAGATCGATTCCCTAGCCGGTTCTCGCGACGACGGTCTATTCGAAGCTACAAGAAACATCCTTTCCGTCCTATTACGGAAATTGGATGGGTTCGACGGTGGGCAAAAATCGGTGACTTTGGGGGCGACAAACCGAAAACAGGATCTAGATAAGGCCCTATTGTCCCGCTTCGACCGCTCCATTTACTTCCCCCTACCGAATCTAGAGGAAAGAAGTTCGATTCTGGGAAATTATGCGATCCACCTAACCGAAAAGGAAAGAATCCTACTTTCTGAAAAATTGGAGGGCAAATCCGGCCGGGACAT